One part of the Girardinichthys multiradiatus isolate DD_20200921_A chromosome 10, DD_fGirMul_XY1, whole genome shotgun sequence genome encodes these proteins:
- the LOC124875592 gene encoding carbonic anhydrase 4-like: MSEPWLMLTSYLANIPDVNSKVELNHNISIGDLIGQVDLSKFYRYMGSLTTPDCNQAVVWTLFHEPIQVHKGLLQRFPKETKLSNNYRPVQPLNGRHITASPATPLPPGHLWCYDDHCDFTPSLWSELPHSHCSGENQSPIDIDTQSVLEDKHLSSFKFTNFDNKRAIKSITNKGHTVECILEHDLVEVSGGGLEHVYSTLQFHFHWGTESTNSVGSEHTVDSKRYPMELHIVNKRKDLTLDKAVQTPEGLAVLGFFIEPPQSTKSASDSVPAETAAPTSSPASKMDAWKKLTLYLSAIRNISSEVEFTDEISIDDLLGNVNRKSYFRYSGSLTTPMCNEAVVWTVFKESVMVDHHLMKMFPKNAGYHNVFRPRQSLHSRKVYTTAAATVPGPTLFYLLLSCIGALIS; the protein is encoded by the exons ATGTCTGAGCCATGGCTCATGCTCACATCCTACCTGGCAAACATCCCAG ATGTGAACtctaaagtggaactaaaccacAACATCTCTATTGGTGATCTGATCGGGCAGGTGGACCTCTCAAAGTTCTATCGATACATGGGATCTCTGACTACACCTGACTGCAATCAGGCTGTCGTGTGGACTCTTTTTCATGAGCCGATCCAAGTCCACAAAGGTCTG CTTCAACGTTTCCCTAAGGAGACAAAACTCTCAAATAACTACCGACCTGTGCAACCTCTGAATGGACGACATATTACTGCCTCCCCTGcaactcctcttcctccag GTCATCTGTGGTGCTATGATGACCACTGTG ACTTCACCCCTTCTCTTTGGTCTGAGCTGCCTCACTCCCACTGCAGCGGTGAAAACCAGTCACCCATCGACATCGACACTCAAAGCGTTTTGGAGGACAAACACCTCAGTTCCTTCAAATTTACTAATTTTGACAATAAGCGTGCCATAAAGTCAATCACCAACAAAGGCCACACAG TGGAGTGCATATTAGAGCATGATTTGGTGGAAGTGTCAGGTGGTGGGCTGGAACACGTCTACTCAACTCTTCAGTTCCACTTCCACTGGGGCACCGAATCAACCAATTCTGTGGGTTCAGAGCACACTGTGGATTCAAAAAGATACCCAATGGAG CTACACATAGTGAACAAGAGGAAGGATTTAACATTGGACAAGGCAGTACAGACTCCTGAGGGCCTGGCAGTGCTGGGTTTTTTTATTGAG CCTCCACAATCTACCAAGAGTGCCTCCGACTCAGTTCCTGCAGAAACA GCGGCACCCACATCGAGTCCAGCATCTAAAATGGATGCCTGGAAAAAACTGACCCTTTACCTATCAGCTATCAGAAACATCA GTTCAGAAGTTGAGTTCACAGATGAGATCTCTATCGATGACTTACTAGGCAACGTGAACCGTAAATCATATTTCCGCTACAGTGGCTCCCTCACCACGCCTATGTGCAACGAAGCAGTGGTTTGGACAGTCTTTAAAGAATCGGTCATGGTGGACCACCACCTG ATGAAGATGTTCCCGAAAAATGCAGGATATCACAATGTCTTCCGGCCCAGGCAGTCTCTACATTCCAGAAAGGTCTACACCACGGCTGCAGCCACTGTCCCAGGACCCACCTTATTTTACCTGCTGCTGTCATGTATTGGTGCCCTCATCAGTTAA